A section of the Streptomyces sp. NBC_01591 genome encodes:
- a CDS encoding PaaI family thioesterase gives MSGTSAALNPPADAVKPVRHPDAPAPGELLGAHYEHCFGCGGGQQHGLHLQARAGDGVGVTAEFTVKAAHQGAPGLAHGGILTTALDETLGSLNWLLRVIAVTGRLETDFVRPVPVDTVLYLDAEITAVHGRKIYSRATGRIGGPDGPVAVRAEALFIEVKVDHFIENGRPAEIQAAMADPDQVRRARAFEVNP, from the coding sequence GTGAGTGGAACATCTGCGGCTCTGAACCCCCCGGCCGACGCGGTGAAACCGGTCCGGCACCCCGACGCCCCGGCCCCCGGCGAACTTCTCGGTGCGCACTACGAACACTGTTTCGGTTGCGGCGGAGGACAGCAGCACGGGCTGCACCTCCAGGCGCGGGCCGGTGACGGTGTCGGTGTCACCGCCGAGTTCACCGTGAAGGCCGCCCACCAGGGCGCCCCGGGTCTGGCGCACGGCGGCATCCTGACCACCGCGCTGGACGAGACGCTCGGCTCGCTGAACTGGCTCCTGCGGGTGATCGCCGTGACCGGACGGCTGGAGACCGACTTCGTGCGTCCGGTGCCGGTGGACACCGTGCTGTACCTCGACGCCGAGATCACCGCGGTGCACGGCCGGAAGATCTACTCCCGGGCGACCGGCCGGATCGGCGGCCCGGACGGGCCCGTGGCGGTCCGTGCCGAGGCCCTCTTCATCGAGGTCAAGGTCGACCACTTCATCGAGAACGGCCGCCCGGCCGAGATCCAGGCGGCGATGGCCGACCCGGACCAGGTCAGGCGTGCCCGTGCCTTCGAGGTGAACCCCTGA
- a CDS encoding ferrochelatase, which produces MSDLRDPAPYDALLLLSFGGPEGPDDVVPFLANVTRGRGIPEERLKEVGKHYFLFGGVSPINAQNRALLDALRKDFAEHGLELPVYWGNRNWAPYLTDTLREMAADGHRRIAVLATSAYASYSGCRQYRENLAESLAALEAEGLPVPRVDKLRHYFNHPGFVAPMVDGVLASLADLPEEVRAGAHLAFTTHSIPTSAADTSGPVETHGDGGAYVAEHLDVARLIVEAVREETGVEYPWQLVYQSRSGAPHIPWLEPDICDHLEALHADGVPAVVMAPIGFLSDHMEVLYDLDTEATAKAAELGLPVRRSATVGADPRFAAAVRELVLERAATERGQGGERCALGALGPAHDLCPVGCCPARALKPAAAGADSPYA; this is translated from the coding sequence ATGTCCGATCTGCGCGATCCCGCTCCCTACGACGCCCTGCTGCTGCTCTCCTTCGGCGGCCCCGAAGGCCCGGACGACGTGGTCCCGTTCCTGGCGAACGTCACCCGTGGCCGAGGCATCCCCGAGGAGCGGCTGAAGGAGGTCGGCAAGCACTACTTCCTGTTCGGCGGCGTCAGCCCGATCAACGCCCAGAACAGGGCCCTGCTGGACGCCCTGCGCAAGGACTTCGCCGAGCACGGACTGGAACTGCCGGTGTACTGGGGCAACCGCAACTGGGCGCCGTACCTCACCGACACCCTGCGCGAGATGGCCGCGGACGGGCACCGCCGCATCGCCGTCCTCGCCACCAGCGCCTACGCCTCCTACTCCGGCTGCAGGCAGTACCGCGAGAACCTCGCCGAGTCGCTGGCCGCACTGGAGGCGGAGGGGCTGCCGGTGCCCCGGGTGGACAAGCTCCGGCACTACTTCAACCACCCCGGGTTCGTGGCGCCCATGGTGGACGGCGTCCTCGCGTCCCTCGCCGACCTCCCCGAGGAGGTGCGGGCCGGGGCGCACCTCGCCTTCACCACCCACTCCATCCCCACCTCCGCCGCCGACACCTCCGGCCCCGTGGAGACGCACGGCGACGGCGGCGCCTATGTCGCCGAGCACCTCGACGTCGCCCGGCTGATCGTCGAGGCGGTGCGCGAGGAGACCGGCGTCGAGTACCCCTGGCAGCTCGTCTACCAGTCGCGCAGCGGCGCCCCGCACATCCCCTGGCTGGAGCCCGACATCTGCGACCACCTGGAGGCGCTGCACGCGGACGGCGTGCCCGCCGTGGTGATGGCCCCCATCGGGTTCCTCTCGGACCACATGGAAGTCCTGTACGACCTCGACACGGAGGCCACCGCGAAGGCCGCCGAGCTGGGACTGCCGGTGCGCCGGTCGGCCACCGTGGGCGCCGACCCGCGGTTCGCCGCGGCCGTGCGCGAGCTGGTGCTGGAGCGCGCGGCCACCGAGCGGGGCCAGGGCGGGGAGCGGTGCGCTCTGGGCGCGCTCGGGCCGGCCCACGACCTCTGCCCGGTCGGCTGCTGCCCCGCACGGGCCCTCAAGCCCGCCGCCGCGGGTGCCGACAGCCCGTACGCATAA
- a CDS encoding DUF4193 domain-containing protein — MATDYDTPRKTDDDVDQDSLEELKARRSDKTASAVDVDEFDAAEGLELPGADLSNEELAVRVLPKQADEFTCMSCFLVHHRSQLAREKNGQPICRDCD; from the coding sequence ATGGCAACGGATTACGACACCCCACGCAAGACCGATGACGACGTCGACCAGGACAGCCTCGAAGAACTCAAGGCTCGCCGGAGCGACAAGACGGCGTCCGCCGTCGACGTCGACGAATTCGACGCGGCCGAAGGACTGGAGCTGCCCGGCGCAGACCTGTCCAACGAAGAGCTGGCCGTCAGGGTCCTGCCCAAGCAGGCCGACGAGTTCACGTGCATGAGCTGCTTTCTCGTGCACCACAGGAGCCAGCTGGCACGCGAGAAGAACGGCCAGCCGATCTGCCGCGACTGCGACTAG
- a CDS encoding DUF3093 domain-containing protein: MQPSTPPFDERLTAPRSWWLIALLVGIACALMLLPLGGLPLLAGLVGGTALSAVAVSSYGSARIRVVAGALVAGDARIPVTALGEAEVLDGEEARAWRSYKADTRAFMLLRSYIPTAVRVEVTDPQDPTPYVYLSTREPQALVAALTAVRA, translated from the coding sequence ATGCAGCCTTCCACCCCGCCTTTCGACGAACGACTCACCGCACCCCGTTCGTGGTGGCTCATCGCCCTCCTCGTCGGCATCGCCTGCGCGCTGATGCTGCTGCCGCTCGGCGGCCTGCCCCTGCTGGCCGGCCTGGTGGGCGGCACGGCCCTGTCGGCGGTCGCGGTGAGCTCCTACGGCTCGGCCAGGATCCGGGTCGTGGCCGGCGCCCTGGTCGCCGGCGACGCGCGGATCCCGGTGACGGCGCTCGGCGAGGCCGAGGTGCTGGACGGGGAGGAGGCGCGCGCGTGGCGCTCGTACAAGGCGGACACCCGGGCGTTCATGCTGCTGCGCAGCTACATCCCGACGGCGGTCCGGGTGGAGGTCACCGACCCGCAGGACCCGACCCCGTACGTCTATCTGTCGACGCGCGAGCCGCAGGCCCTGGTAGCGGCGCTCACGGCCGTACGGGCCTGA
- a CDS encoding MFS transporter, with translation MPSPYRAIFAAPGTKGFSAAGFLGRMPLSMMGIGVVTMISQLTGRYGLAGALSATLAMSAAVIGPLISRLVDRHGQRRVLRPATLVALAAVAGLLICAQQRLSDWTLFVFAAGAGCVPSVGSMIRARWAEIYRGSPRELHTAYSWESIVDEVCFIFGPIISIGLSTAWFPEAGPLLAAGFLLVGVLWLTAQRATEPVPHPRREHTGGSALRSRGLQVLVVTFVATGAIFGGIDVVTVAFAEERGHKAAASLVLAVYALGSCLAGAVFGLLHLRGKASTRWLVGVCAMAVSMIPLQLAGNLPFLAVALFVAGLAIAPTMVTTMALVEQHVPRTELTEGMTWTSTGLAVGVALGSSAAGWVVDASGAEAGYAVPVVAGALAAAVAFLGYRRLSGPVPMEGRAEDDRHRRTDDDERVA, from the coding sequence TTGCCCAGTCCCTACCGCGCGATATTCGCCGCCCCCGGCACCAAGGGGTTCTCGGCGGCCGGATTCCTCGGCCGGATGCCGCTGTCCATGATGGGCATCGGCGTGGTGACCATGATTTCCCAGCTCACCGGGCGTTACGGGCTCGCCGGCGCGCTCTCCGCGACGCTGGCGATGTCGGCGGCGGTGATCGGGCCGCTGATCTCCCGGCTCGTCGACCGGCACGGGCAGCGCCGTGTCCTGCGTCCCGCCACCCTCGTCGCGCTGGCGGCGGTGGCCGGGCTCCTGATCTGCGCGCAGCAGCGGCTGTCCGACTGGACGCTCTTCGTCTTCGCGGCGGGCGCCGGCTGCGTGCCCAGCGTGGGTTCGATGATCCGGGCCCGCTGGGCGGAGATCTACCGCGGCTCGCCGCGGGAGCTGCACACCGCGTACTCGTGGGAGTCGATCGTCGACGAGGTGTGCTTCATCTTCGGGCCGATCATCTCGATCGGTCTGTCCACCGCCTGGTTCCCGGAGGCGGGGCCGCTCCTGGCGGCCGGGTTCCTGCTGGTCGGCGTCCTCTGGCTGACCGCGCAGCGGGCCACCGAGCCGGTTCCGCATCCGCGCCGGGAGCACACCGGCGGCTCCGCGCTGCGCTCCCGGGGTCTCCAGGTGCTCGTGGTGACCTTCGTGGCCACCGGTGCGATCTTCGGGGGCATCGACGTGGTGACGGTGGCCTTCGCCGAGGAGCGGGGCCACAAGGCCGCGGCGAGCCTCGTGCTGGCCGTGTACGCGCTGGGGTCCTGCCTGGCCGGAGCGGTCTTCGGCCTGCTCCACCTCAGGGGCAAGGCGTCCACCCGGTGGCTGGTGGGCGTGTGCGCGATGGCCGTGAGTATGATCCCCCTCCAACTGGCCGGGAACCTGCCGTTCCTGGCCGTGGCGCTCTTTGTCGCGGGTCTCGCCATCGCACCGACGATGGTCACCACCATGGCCCTCGTCGAACAGCACGTACCGCGCACCGAACTGACCGAGGGCATGACCTGGACCAGTACCGGACTCGCCGTCGGAGTGGCGCTCGGCTCCTCGGCCGCCGGCTGGGTGGTCGACGCGTCGGGGGCCGAGGCGGGGTACGCGGTGCCCGTCGTGGCGGGAGCGCTCGCGGCCGCGGTGGCGTTCCTGGGGTATCGCCGGCTCAGCGGGCCGGTTCCTATGGAAGGGCGCGCGGAAGATGACCGACACCGACGCACGGACGACGACGAACGCGTGGCGTAA
- a CDS encoding VOC family protein, translating to MTEAAAPRTPGTPCWVSLIVHGLSTTQDFYADLFGWEFVPGPDQLGPYVRALIDGKVVAGIGQLPPDRHLPVAWTTYLATDDADLTAESIRSCGGTVAVGPLDAGEAGRLAIASDPSGAVFGIWQAAAHVGTALAGAPGTPVWNELVTRETATVCKFYQTVFGYEAEAVVSADFDYQTLHLEGRPVASLHGVGHALPRDRGPHWMTYFEVSDTDEAARRVVELGGYVLQPPREGSSGRVATVADPEGAVFTIVRSAGR from the coding sequence ATGACCGAGGCTGCCGCTCCGCGTACGCCCGGAACACCTTGCTGGGTGAGTCTGATCGTGCACGGCCTGAGCACGACCCAGGACTTCTACGCCGATCTGTTCGGCTGGGAATTCGTGCCGGGTCCGGACCAGCTGGGTCCGTACGTCCGGGCGCTGATCGACGGAAAGGTGGTGGCGGGCATCGGACAGCTGCCGCCCGACCGGCATCTGCCGGTCGCCTGGACGACCTATCTGGCCACCGACGACGCGGACCTCACGGCGGAGAGCATCCGGTCCTGCGGCGGCACGGTCGCCGTGGGGCCGCTCGACGCGGGCGAGGCGGGCCGGCTCGCCATCGCCTCCGACCCCAGTGGTGCGGTCTTCGGGATCTGGCAGGCCGCCGCGCATGTCGGTACGGCGCTCGCCGGTGCTCCCGGCACACCGGTCTGGAACGAGCTGGTGACCCGTGAGACCGCGACGGTCTGCAAGTTCTACCAGACGGTCTTCGGCTACGAGGCGGAGGCGGTCGTCTCGGCCGACTTCGACTACCAGACCCTGCATCTGGAGGGCCGCCCGGTGGCCTCGCTGCACGGCGTCGGCCACGCCCTGCCGCGCGACCGCGGCCCGCACTGGATGACGTACTTCGAGGTCTCCGACACCGACGAGGCGGCCCGGCGCGTGGTGGAGCTCGGTGGATACGTTCTCCAGCCGCCCCGGGAGGGGTCGAGCGGCCGGGTGGCGACCGTGGCGGACCCGGAGGGCGCGGTGTTCACGATCGTCCGGTCGGCCGGTCGCTGA
- a CDS encoding response regulator transcription factor: MRVLVVEDEQLLADAVATGLRREAMAVDVVYDGAAALERIEVNDYDVVVLDRDLPLVHGDDVCRRIVELGMPTRVLMLTASGDVSDRVEGLELGADDYLPKPFAFSELTARVRALGRRTTVALPPVLERAGIKLDPNRREVFRGETEVQLAPKEFAVLEVLMRSEGAVVSAEQLLEKAWDENTDPFTNVVRVTVMTLRRKLGEPPVIVTVPGSGYRI; this comes from the coding sequence GTGCGCGTACTCGTCGTGGAGGACGAGCAGCTGCTCGCCGATGCGGTGGCCACCGGATTGCGCCGGGAGGCCATGGCCGTCGATGTTGTGTATGACGGTGCGGCGGCCCTGGAGCGCATCGAGGTCAATGACTACGACGTCGTGGTGCTGGACCGGGACCTCCCCCTGGTCCACGGCGACGACGTCTGCCGGCGGATCGTCGAGCTGGGCATGCCCACCCGGGTGCTCATGCTCACCGCGTCCGGGGACGTCAGCGACCGCGTCGAGGGCCTGGAGCTGGGCGCCGACGACTATCTGCCCAAGCCGTTCGCCTTCAGCGAGCTCACCGCGCGGGTGCGGGCGCTCGGCCGGCGTACGACGGTGGCCCTGCCGCCCGTCCTGGAGCGGGCCGGCATCAAGCTCGACCCGAACCGGCGCGAGGTCTTCCGGGGCGAGACGGAGGTCCAGCTCGCGCCGAAGGAGTTCGCCGTGCTGGAGGTGCTGATGCGCAGCGAGGGCGCGGTCGTCTCGGCCGAGCAGCTGCTGGAGAAGGCCTGGGACGAGAACACCGACCCGTTCACCAATGTCGTCCGGGTGACCGTCATGACGCTGCGCCGGAAACTCGGCGAGCCGCCGGTGATCGTCACCGTGCCCGGTTCCGGCTACCGGATCTGA
- the sepH gene encoding septation protein SepH, translating into MPELRVVAVSNDGTRLVLKAADSTEYTLPIDERLRAAVRNDRARLGQIEIEVESHLRPRDIQARIRAGASAEEVAQFAGIPVDRVRRFEGPVLAERAFMAERARKTPVRRPGENTGPQLGEAVQERLLLRGADKETVQWDSWRRDDGTWEVLLVYRVAGEPHSASWTYDPPRRLVQAVDDEARSLIGETDDVAAPEPSFPFVPRIARLPRDRPLDRALDRQMERPTAPPPPPEPEEHIASVSAGERDSLTSLLEAVPSFRGDMVVPERPAPPEPPAIEPAAQEPEADEPPAAAASAGAGSAYADVLMPRAVAGHRDRLTGTTDRQAEADGVRPGRRAAVPTWDEIVFGTRRKKQD; encoded by the coding sequence ATGCCCGAACTGCGTGTCGTGGCCGTCTCCAACGACGGCACACGACTGGTGCTCAAGGCTGCGGACAGCACGGAGTACACGCTTCCCATCGACGAGCGGCTGCGAGCCGCCGTGCGCAACGACCGCGCGCGGCTCGGCCAGATCGAGATCGAGGTGGAGAGCCACCTCCGCCCCCGCGACATCCAGGCGCGGATACGAGCCGGTGCCTCCGCTGAGGAGGTCGCCCAGTTCGCCGGGATCCCCGTCGACCGTGTCCGCCGCTTCGAGGGCCCCGTGCTCGCGGAGCGCGCCTTCATGGCCGAGCGGGCCCGGAAGACTCCCGTGCGCCGTCCCGGCGAGAACACCGGCCCCCAGCTCGGCGAGGCGGTGCAGGAGCGACTGCTGCTGCGCGGCGCCGACAAGGAGACCGTCCAGTGGGACTCCTGGCGCCGGGACGACGGCACCTGGGAGGTCCTCCTGGTCTACCGGGTCGCGGGCGAGCCGCACTCGGCGAGCTGGACGTACGACCCGCCGCGCCGCCTGGTCCAGGCCGTGGACGACGAGGCGCGCTCGCTGATCGGCGAGACCGACGACGTCGCCGCGCCCGAGCCGAGCTTCCCGTTCGTGCCCCGGATCGCCCGGCTGCCGCGCGACCGGCCGCTGGACCGCGCCCTGGACCGCCAGATGGAGCGGCCCACGGCCCCGCCGCCCCCGCCCGAGCCCGAGGAGCACATCGCGTCCGTCTCGGCCGGTGAGCGCGATTCGCTGACCAGCCTGCTGGAAGCGGTGCCGAGCTTCCGCGGCGACATGGTGGTGCCGGAACGGCCGGCGCCACCCGAGCCGCCCGCGATCGAGCCCGCCGCGCAGGAGCCGGAGGCCGACGAGCCGCCGGCCGCGGCAGCCTCCGCGGGCGCCGGTTCCGCCTATGCGGATGTGCTGATGCCCCGAGCGGTCGCCGGTCATCGCGACCGGCTGACCGGGACAACGGACCGCCAGGCCGAGGCGGACGGCGTCCGGCCTGGCCGCCGGGCCGCCGTGCCGACCTGGGACGAGATCGTCTTCGGTACGCGCCGCAAGAAGCAGGACTGA
- a CDS encoding sulfurtransferase has translation MKPIITASQYASESAGPRPPVLLDVRWQLGGPNGRPDYESGHIPGAVFVDLDAELAGPAGIGGRHPLPDPDEFGAVMRRAGVSRDTPVVVYDGGQGWAAARAWWLLRWTGHPDVRVLDGGLATWTGDLQTRIPAPAEGDFRPAPGALPLLDADGAAALARSGLLLDARAAERYRGDVEPIDRVGGHIPGAVSAPTSENTGDDGRFLAVEALAVRFKELGADRADEIGVYCGSGVSGAHEVLALAVAGIPAALYAGSWSEWSGDESRPVATGPEPQ, from the coding sequence ATGAAGCCCATCATCACCGCATCCCAATACGCGAGCGAGTCGGCGGGGCCACGTCCGCCGGTGCTCCTGGACGTACGTTGGCAACTGGGCGGCCCGAACGGGCGGCCCGACTACGAGTCCGGGCACATTCCCGGTGCGGTCTTTGTCGATCTGGACGCGGAGCTCGCCGGTCCGGCGGGCATCGGCGGTCGTCATCCACTGCCCGATCCGGACGAATTCGGGGCGGTGATGCGCCGGGCAGGTGTCTCCCGGGACACCCCTGTGGTCGTGTACGACGGCGGCCAGGGCTGGGCGGCGGCGCGTGCCTGGTGGCTGCTGCGCTGGACGGGACACCCGGATGTCCGGGTCCTGGACGGCGGTCTCGCTACCTGGACGGGTGACCTCCAGACCCGGATCCCGGCCCCGGCCGAGGGCGACTTCCGGCCCGCCCCCGGCGCGCTGCCGCTGCTGGACGCGGACGGGGCGGCGGCGCTGGCCCGCTCGGGGCTGCTGCTCGATGCGCGCGCCGCCGAGCGCTACCGGGGCGATGTGGAGCCGATCGACCGGGTGGGCGGCCACATTCCGGGTGCCGTCTCGGCCCCGACCTCCGAGAACACGGGGGACGACGGCCGGTTCCTGGCCGTGGAAGCGCTGGCGGTGCGTTTCAAGGAACTCGGCGCCGACCGGGCGGACGAGATCGGCGTCTACTGCGGCTCCGGGGTCTCCGGTGCCCACGAAGTGCTGGCCCTGGCTGTCGCCGGTATCCCCGCGGCGCTGTACGCGGGCTCCTGGTCCGAGTGGTCCGGCGACGAGTCCCGCCCGGTCGCCACGGGACCCGAGCCGCAGTAG
- a CDS encoding D-arabinono-1,4-lactone oxidase: MTDTDARTTTNAWRNWAGNVSARPVRAVSPASVPELAVVLRRASEDGLRVKPVGTGHSFTATAATDGVLIRPDLLTGIRNIDREAMTVTVEAGTPLKRLNTALAREGLSLTNMGDIMEQTVAGATSTGTHGTGRDSASISAQIRALELITADGTVLTCSEKENADIFAVARIGLGALGVVTAITFAVEPVFLLTAREEPMTFDRVMGDFDELVAENEHFEFYWFPHTGNCNTKRNNRSAGPAAPPGKVSGWIEDELLSNGIFQVACSLGRAVPATIPSIAKLSSRALSARTYTDIPYKVFTSPRRVRFVEMEYALPREAAVEALREVKAMVERSPLRISFPVEVRTAPADDIALSTASGRESAYIAVHLYKGTPYQAYFTAVERIMTAHGGRPHWGKVNTRDAEYLAGVYPRFGEFTAVRDRLDPDRLFGNDYLRRVLGE; encoded by the coding sequence ATGACCGACACCGACGCACGGACGACGACGAACGCGTGGCGTAACTGGGCGGGGAATGTCAGCGCCCGTCCGGTACGGGCCGTGTCCCCCGCCTCCGTGCCGGAGCTCGCCGTGGTGCTGCGCCGGGCCTCCGAGGACGGTCTGCGGGTGAAGCCCGTAGGCACCGGGCACTCCTTCACCGCGACGGCGGCCACCGACGGCGTGCTGATCCGCCCGGACCTGCTCACCGGCATCCGGAACATCGACCGCGAGGCAATGACGGTGACCGTCGAGGCCGGCACCCCGCTGAAGCGGCTGAACACCGCGCTGGCCCGCGAGGGTCTCTCGCTCACCAACATGGGCGACATCATGGAGCAGACGGTCGCGGGCGCCACCTCGACCGGCACCCACGGCACCGGCCGTGACTCGGCGTCCATATCCGCGCAGATCCGCGCCCTCGAACTGATCACCGCCGACGGCACGGTGCTGACCTGTTCGGAGAAGGAGAACGCCGACATCTTCGCCGTCGCCCGGATCGGGCTCGGCGCGCTGGGTGTCGTCACGGCGATCACCTTCGCCGTGGAGCCGGTCTTCCTGCTGACGGCCCGTGAGGAGCCGATGACCTTCGACCGGGTCATGGGCGACTTCGACGAGCTGGTCGCCGAGAACGAGCACTTCGAGTTCTACTGGTTCCCGCACACCGGGAACTGCAACACCAAGCGCAACAACCGCAGCGCGGGCCCCGCCGCCCCGCCCGGAAAGGTCAGCGGCTGGATCGAGGACGAGCTCCTCTCCAACGGGATCTTCCAGGTGGCCTGTTCGCTCGGCCGGGCGGTCCCCGCCACCATTCCGTCGATCGCCAAGCTCTCCAGCCGCGCCCTGTCGGCCCGTACGTACACCGACATCCCGTACAAGGTCTTCACCAGCCCGCGCCGGGTCCGCTTCGTGGAGATGGAGTACGCGCTGCCGCGCGAGGCCGCCGTGGAGGCGCTGCGCGAGGTGAAGGCGATGGTCGAACGTTCGCCGCTGCGGATCAGCTTCCCGGTGGAGGTCCGTACCGCCCCCGCGGACGACATCGCGCTCTCCACGGCCTCGGGCCGCGAGAGCGCGTACATCGCCGTCCACCTCTACAAGGGCACGCCCTACCAGGCGTACTTCACGGCGGTCGAGCGCATCATGACCGCCCACGGCGGCCGCCCGCACTGGGGCAAGGTCAACACCCGTGACGCCGAGTACCTCGCCGGGGTGTACCCGCGGTTCGGCGAGTTCACCGCCGTACGCGACCGGCTGGACCCGGACCGGCTCTTCGGCAACGACTACCTGCGCCGGGTGCTGGGCGAGTAG
- a CDS encoding inositol monophosphatase family protein, with the protein MTDPNLSELLDLALEAASRAGALLRDGRPADLGVAATKSSPIDVVTEMDIAAEKLITGFLSERRPQDGFLGEEGASAEGSSGVRWVIDPLDGTVNYLYGLPTWAVSIAAERDGVRVVGVVEAPMRGETYRAVLGGGAYARGGTFGDGAALRCRTAPPLDQALVSTGFNYVSEVRTHQADVAQKLIPRLRDIRRSGSAAVDLCDVAAGRLDGYYERGLHPWDLAAGDLIAREAGAHTGGRPGRPADGDLTVAATPGVFEPLQALLEELGAWHD; encoded by the coding sequence GTGACCGACCCGAACCTGTCCGAACTGCTCGACCTCGCCCTGGAGGCCGCCTCACGCGCGGGCGCGCTGCTCCGCGACGGCCGTCCGGCCGATCTGGGAGTGGCGGCGACCAAGTCCAGCCCGATCGATGTCGTCACCGAGATGGACATCGCCGCCGAGAAGCTGATCACCGGCTTCCTGAGCGAACGCCGCCCGCAGGACGGCTTCCTCGGCGAGGAGGGGGCCAGCGCCGAGGGCAGCAGCGGTGTCCGCTGGGTCATCGACCCGCTCGACGGCACCGTGAACTACCTGTACGGACTGCCCACCTGGGCCGTCTCCATCGCCGCCGAACGGGACGGTGTGCGGGTCGTGGGCGTGGTGGAGGCCCCGATGCGCGGCGAGACCTACCGGGCGGTGCTCGGCGGCGGGGCGTACGCCCGGGGCGGCACGTTCGGCGACGGCGCCGCGCTGCGCTGCCGGACCGCGCCGCCGCTCGACCAGGCGCTCGTCTCGACCGGTTTCAACTACGTCAGCGAGGTCCGTACGCACCAGGCGGACGTGGCCCAGAAGCTGATCCCGCGGCTCCGTGACATCCGGCGCAGCGGCTCCGCCGCCGTGGACCTCTGCGATGTGGCCGCGGGCCGCCTCGACGGCTACTACGAGCGCGGGCTCCACCCCTGGGACCTGGCGGCCGGCGACCTCATCGCCCGTGAGGCGGGCGCGCACACCGGCGGGCGTCCCGGGCGGCCCGCCGACGGTGACCTGACGGTCGCTGCGACACCGGGCGTCTTCGAGCCGCTGCAGGCCCTCCTGGAGGAGCTCGGCGCCTGGCACGACTAG
- a CDS encoding sensor histidine kinase, whose amino-acid sequence MPTVPAPPAAPPKPTWEPKQQEPPYWLRPTIRIRLTLLYGGMFLIAGILLLSIIYMLAAQALHVGSELPFRIVNGQVTSDVCNLPEKASPESFNAAMNSCVNHQRQQALDTLLNRSLLALVGLSVIAFAFGYAMAGRVLSPLGRITRTARRVAGTDLSRRIELDGPDDELKELADTFDEMLDRLERAFTAQQRFVGNASHELRTPLAINRTLLEVHLSDPQAPPELKQLGKTLLATNERSEQLVEGLLLLARSDNQIVERKPVDLEEVASRAIDQTRGEAEERGVEIRGERAPAVVQGNGVLLERIALNLVQNAVRYNVPEEGWVEVTTELRGGQALLVVSNTGPVVPAYEIDNLFEPFRRLRTERTGSDRGVGLGLSIARSVARAHGGRIIAEPREGGGLVMRVSLPV is encoded by the coding sequence ATGCCCACCGTCCCCGCGCCGCCGGCGGCGCCTCCGAAGCCCACCTGGGAGCCCAAACAGCAGGAGCCCCCCTACTGGCTGCGCCCGACCATCCGGATACGGCTCACGCTGCTCTACGGCGGCATGTTCCTGATCGCCGGCATCCTGCTGCTGTCGATCATCTACATGCTGGCCGCGCAGGCCCTGCACGTGGGCAGCGAGCTGCCGTTCAGGATCGTCAACGGACAGGTCACCAGTGATGTCTGCAACCTGCCCGAGAAGGCATCCCCGGAGTCCTTCAACGCGGCGATGAACTCCTGCGTCAACCACCAGCGGCAGCAGGCGCTCGACACGCTTCTCAACCGGTCGCTGCTGGCCCTGGTGGGTCTGAGCGTCATCGCCTTCGCCTTCGGCTACGCGATGGCCGGGCGCGTGCTCTCGCCGCTGGGCCGGATCACCCGCACCGCCCGCCGGGTGGCCGGGACCGACCTGTCCCGCCGGATCGAGCTGGACGGCCCGGACGACGAGCTGAAGGAGCTCGCCGACACCTTCGACGAGATGCTCGACCGACTGGAGCGGGCCTTCACCGCCCAGCAGCGGTTCGTCGGCAACGCGTCGCACGAGCTGCGCACGCCGCTGGCGATCAACCGCACGCTGCTGGAGGTCCATCTGTCCGACCCGCAGGCGCCGCCGGAGCTGAAGCAGCTCGGCAAGACCCTGCTGGCCACCAACGAGCGCAGCGAGCAGCTGGTCGAGGGCCTGCTGCTGCTGGCCCGCAGCGACAACCAGATCGTCGAGCGCAAGCCGGTCGACCTCGAGGAGGTGGCCTCGCGCGCGATCGACCAGACGCGCGGCGAGGCGGAGGAGCGCGGTGTGGAGATCCGCGGCGAGAGGGCCCCCGCCGTGGTCCAGGGCAACGGGGTCCTGCTGGAGCGGATCGCGCTGAACCTCGTACAGAACGCCGTGCGCTACAACGTTCCCGAGGAGGGCTGGGTGGAGGTCACCACCGAGCTGCGGGGCGGCCAGGCCCTGCTGGTGGTCTCGAACACCGGCCCTGTGGTGCCCGCGTACGAGATCGACAACCTCTTCGAGCCCTTCAGACGGCTGCGTACGGAGCGAACGGGCAGCGACAGGGGGGTCGGCCTCGGCCTGTCGATCGCGCGGTCCGTGGCGCGCGCTCACGGCGGCCGTATCATCGCGGAACCCCGTGAGGGCGGTGGTCTTGTGATGCGTGTCTCACTGCCGGTCTGA